The Microbacterium maritypicum genome contains a region encoding:
- a CDS encoding MSCRAMM family protein, which translates to MARRRAFIRAVLGGAAALALALGGVTAAAAEDPVVAGSISGTVVRDDDGTPVAGVTVSADGPTGASVTTDSTGTYTLPNLAAGSYIVSFFPEGTDLKREYWKDASDYSQAIPVVVGEGEAVSAIDASLVQGGSIQGIVTREDDGSAIAGAEVQALDSNNEIVAAATAGASGEYILGGLPTGSYRVRFASSDAELLPEYWKDAYGWDAATLIAVTEPQGITDIDASLAEVGYISGTVTRSASDEPLSASVAFYAAGTGLDVFFVDTNSDGTFRIPVVAGTYRVLFHSNERGIIEEYWKDAFLWENATLLTVAPGEEVAGIDAALGKPAQITGTVTIDSDAADDVRVEAWSNGTMVNDTRADPVTGAYSLTVPHGTYILKASPTFSDGTTTAKPQFFDGVATAAEATPVSVLEGEAISGIDFALTVDTTPEVKPTLTLSAGSIRAGKDITISGTGFAPGATIAFELHSDPITLGTLTADADGVLQGTLRIPASAPAGAHTLVALSGTKVLASTALTVTAAAGTGTGSGGQTGGATAPGGGLASTGADAPIAIVAIGVLLAVMGGMLVRRRRVES; encoded by the coding sequence ATGGCGCGACGACGCGCATTCATTCGTGCGGTGCTCGGGGGAGCGGCGGCACTCGCTCTCGCTCTCGGCGGTGTGACGGCGGCCGCGGCAGAAGATCCGGTCGTCGCCGGGTCGATCTCCGGGACGGTCGTCCGGGACGACGACGGAACACCCGTCGCCGGAGTCACGGTCTCCGCAGACGGACCGACGGGGGCTTCGGTCACCACGGATTCGACGGGGACCTACACGCTGCCGAACCTCGCCGCGGGCTCGTACATCGTGAGCTTCTTTCCCGAGGGGACCGACCTGAAGCGCGAGTACTGGAAGGACGCCTCCGACTACTCCCAGGCGATCCCGGTCGTCGTCGGTGAGGGGGAGGCGGTCTCAGCGATCGATGCTTCGCTCGTGCAAGGCGGTTCCATCCAGGGCATCGTGACCCGTGAAGACGACGGCTCCGCGATCGCCGGCGCCGAGGTGCAGGCTCTCGACAGCAACAATGAGATCGTGGCGGCGGCGACGGCAGGAGCGTCAGGCGAGTACATCCTTGGCGGCCTCCCCACCGGCTCGTACCGCGTGCGGTTCGCCTCGTCGGACGCCGAGCTGCTGCCCGAGTACTGGAAGGACGCCTACGGCTGGGACGCAGCGACGCTCATCGCCGTCACAGAGCCGCAGGGCATCACGGACATCGACGCCTCGCTTGCTGAGGTCGGCTACATCAGCGGCACGGTGACGCGAAGCGCCAGCGATGAGCCGCTGAGCGCGTCGGTGGCGTTCTATGCCGCCGGCACGGGACTCGACGTGTTCTTCGTCGACACGAACTCCGACGGCACGTTCCGCATTCCTGTCGTGGCGGGAACCTACCGGGTGCTCTTCCATTCGAACGAGCGCGGGATCATCGAGGAGTACTGGAAGGATGCTTTCCTGTGGGAGAACGCGACGCTGCTGACGGTCGCACCGGGTGAGGAGGTCGCCGGCATCGATGCGGCGCTCGGCAAGCCGGCCCAAATCACCGGCACCGTAACGATCGACTCCGATGCTGCGGACGACGTCCGCGTGGAGGCGTGGAGCAACGGCACGATGGTCAACGACACCCGCGCCGACCCCGTCACCGGCGCATACTCGCTGACGGTCCCCCATGGGACATACATTCTGAAGGCCAGCCCCACGTTCAGCGACGGTACGACGACCGCGAAGCCGCAGTTCTTCGACGGTGTTGCTACGGCAGCCGAGGCGACTCCGGTGTCAGTACTCGAGGGGGAGGCGATCTCCGGCATCGACTTCGCACTCACGGTCGACACAACACCTGAGGTGAAGCCGACACTGACTCTGTCCGCCGGCTCGATCCGCGCCGGCAAGGACATCACGATCTCGGGCACCGGATTCGCGCCGGGAGCGACGATCGCGTTCGAGCTGCACTCCGACCCGATCACACTCGGAACGCTGACGGCAGACGCTGATGGCGTGCTCCAGGGCACGCTGCGCATTCCGGCGAGTGCGCCCGCAGGTGCGCACACCCTGGTGGCGCTGTCGGGCACCAAGGTTCTCGCCAGCACGGCGTTGACCGTGACCGCGGCCGCCGGCACCGGGACCGGAAGCGGCGGTCAGACCGGTGGCGCCACAGCTCCGGGCGGCGGGCTGGCAAGCACCGGTGCCGATGCGCCGATCGCGATCGTCGCGATCGGCGTCCTCCTGGCCGTGATGGGCGGAATGCTCGTGCGTCGGCGCCGCGTGGAGAGCTGA
- a CDS encoding Cof-type HAD-IIB family hydrolase, with amino-acid sequence MSVRLIATDLDGTLLDSTPAVTARTRAALDAARERGIHVVPVTARQPIGLRAIAADAGFDGWALCSNGAYAVRLDDGRMLFAEELPPETIRSLAEALRASIPDLLFASVRDAGETFVAQHGYAAIAALADHKRDPATMGGVPLEQVLAAPSLKFVIRHPELAPAALFDTVRSLGLTGFEVTLSGAPFVEVMAEGVTKATGLARLCEHLGIDRADVVAFGDALNDVEMLRWAGHGVAMADAEPLVHDAADETTASNDEDGVAQVIERLLG; translated from the coding sequence ATGAGCGTGCGGCTGATCGCCACCGATCTCGACGGCACCCTTCTCGACTCGACGCCCGCCGTCACCGCACGCACCCGTGCGGCCCTCGACGCGGCCCGGGAGCGCGGAATCCACGTCGTGCCGGTCACGGCGCGTCAGCCGATCGGGCTGCGTGCCATCGCGGCGGATGCGGGCTTCGACGGTTGGGCTCTGTGCAGCAACGGCGCCTACGCCGTGCGCCTCGACGACGGGCGGATGCTGTTCGCCGAAGAGCTTCCGCCCGAGACGATCCGCTCCCTGGCCGAGGCCCTCCGCGCGAGCATCCCCGACCTGCTGTTCGCGAGCGTGCGCGACGCCGGCGAGACGTTCGTGGCCCAGCACGGCTATGCCGCGATCGCCGCTCTCGCCGACCACAAGCGCGACCCCGCCACCATGGGCGGCGTTCCGCTCGAGCAGGTGCTCGCCGCCCCCAGCCTGAAGTTCGTGATCCGCCACCCCGAGCTCGCCCCGGCCGCCCTGTTCGACACGGTGCGCTCGCTCGGGCTCACCGGCTTCGAGGTCACGCTCTCGGGTGCGCCGTTCGTCGAGGTCATGGCCGAAGGCGTCACCAAGGCCACGGGTCTCGCCCGCCTGTGCGAGCACCTCGGCATCGACCGCGCCGACGTCGTGGCCTTCGGCGACGCGCTCAACGACGTCGAGATGCTCCGCTGGGCAGGGCACGGGGTCGCCATGGCCGACGCCGAGCCGCTCGTGCACGACGCGGCCGACGAGACGACCGCGTCGAACGACGAAGACGGTGTGGCGCAGGTGATCGAGCGGCTGCTCGGCTGA
- a CDS encoding exodeoxyribonuclease III: MRLATWNVNSIRTRVTRTVEFAVREDIDVLAMQEIKCKPEQFPYAPFEEAGYHVEVHGLNQWNGVAIASRLPVTDVRTSFDGMPGFAKGHEGPDAPLEARALGVMVEGVRVWSLYVPNGRALDDPHYLYKLHWLEQLKKSTAAELSANPDLPLALVGDFNIIPFDVDNGDPDIVIGRSTHVSPQERDAFFAFQDAGVTDVVRPLIPEGFTYWDYQRLKFPRNEGVRIDFVLGSRTLAEAVKGASIHRDERKGEQPSDHVPVVVDLDFGGADDDDDLPMIFS, encoded by the coding sequence ATGCGCTTGGCCACCTGGAACGTCAACTCCATCCGCACCCGCGTCACCCGCACCGTCGAGTTCGCCGTCCGAGAAGACATCGACGTGCTGGCGATGCAGGAGATCAAGTGCAAGCCCGAGCAGTTCCCCTACGCTCCGTTCGAAGAGGCCGGCTACCACGTCGAGGTGCACGGGCTGAATCAGTGGAACGGCGTCGCGATCGCGAGTCGACTGCCGGTCACCGATGTGCGCACGTCGTTCGACGGGATGCCGGGCTTCGCGAAGGGGCATGAGGGGCCGGATGCGCCGCTCGAGGCCCGCGCGCTCGGCGTGATGGTCGAGGGGGTGCGGGTGTGGAGCCTGTACGTGCCGAACGGCCGTGCACTCGATGACCCGCACTACCTCTACAAGCTGCACTGGCTGGAGCAGCTGAAGAAGTCCACGGCCGCCGAGCTGTCGGCGAACCCCGACCTTCCGCTCGCTCTGGTGGGCGACTTCAACATCATCCCGTTCGATGTCGACAACGGCGACCCCGACATCGTGATCGGTCGGTCGACCCACGTCTCCCCGCAGGAGCGCGACGCGTTCTTCGCGTTCCAAGACGCCGGGGTCACCGACGTCGTGCGCCCGCTCATCCCCGAGGGCTTCACCTACTGGGACTACCAGCGTCTGAAGTTCCCCCGCAACGAGGGTGTCCGCATCGACTTCGTGCTGGGTTCGCGCACTCTCGCAGAAGCGGTGAAGGGCGCGTCCATCCACCGCGACGAGCGCAAGGGCGAGCAGCCCAGCGACCACGTCCCGGTGGTCGTCGACCTCGATTTCGGTGGCGCCGATGACGACGACGACCTCCCGATGATCTTCTCCTGA
- the pyrE gene encoding orotate phosphoribosyltransferase yields the protein MTALDADRQTLLDLIKAEAVFHGDFTLSSGKQATYYVDMRKLTLDHRAAPAIGRIMLDLIGDLDVAAVGGLTLGADPIANAVLHASVATDTPLDAFVVRKEPKDHGRGRQIEGADVKGKRVVVLEDTSTTGQSALKAVEALRKEGAEIVAVAVIVDRKTGAQTAIEAEGLEWRAAFDLDDLGLDPQ from the coding sequence GTGACCGCACTCGACGCAGACCGCCAGACACTTCTCGACCTCATCAAGGCGGAGGCGGTGTTCCACGGCGACTTCACCCTCTCCAGCGGCAAGCAGGCGACGTACTACGTCGACATGCGAAAGCTCACCCTGGACCACCGCGCCGCTCCCGCGATCGGTCGCATCATGCTCGACCTGATCGGCGACCTCGATGTCGCGGCGGTCGGCGGCCTCACCCTCGGTGCGGACCCGATCGCGAACGCGGTGCTGCATGCGTCGGTCGCCACCGACACCCCGCTCGACGCCTTCGTCGTGCGCAAGGAGCCCAAGGACCACGGGCGTGGCCGTCAGATCGAAGGCGCAGACGTCAAGGGCAAGCGCGTCGTGGTGCTCGAAGACACCTCGACCACCGGACAGTCGGCGCTCAAGGCCGTCGAAGCCCTGCGCAAGGAAGGCGCCGAGATCGTCGCGGTCGCCGTGATCGTCGACCGCAAGACCGGCGCACAGACCGCGATCGAAGCCGAGGGCCTGGAATGGCGCGCGGCCTTCGACCTCGACGACCTCGGGCTCGACCCCCAGTGA
- a CDS encoding ROK family protein: protein MTRYALAVDVGGTKMEAALVAEDGLLVEGSRSRQATGREATLASLTASVVTIVEHALAALRADAELVGAGVGSAGPIDRTAGAIMPVNMPLARGFGLEEAVRAAASTVLGRDVPTVLGHDGGALALAESWLGATQGAGASLSIVVSTGVGGGFVANGAYIPGATGNAGHLGQVRRHGGLTLEEIASGPASAAWAQQQGWTGATGEDLARDSAAGDPVARAAIERSAREVGEALADAATLVDLDVVAIGGGFSRVSADYIDLVQQALTASAAHEYSRRTRVVRSGLGDEGPLIGAAALVLR from the coding sequence GTGACGCGCTACGCGCTCGCCGTCGATGTGGGCGGCACGAAGATGGAGGCCGCGCTCGTCGCGGAGGACGGTCTGCTCGTCGAGGGCAGCAGGAGCCGGCAGGCGACCGGTCGCGAAGCCACGCTCGCGTCGCTCACCGCCTCGGTCGTCACCATCGTCGAGCACGCCCTCGCGGCTCTTCGCGCGGACGCCGAGCTCGTCGGAGCGGGAGTCGGCAGCGCCGGACCCATCGACCGCACAGCCGGCGCGATCATGCCGGTGAACATGCCCCTCGCCCGCGGCTTCGGCCTCGAAGAGGCCGTGCGTGCTGCGGCATCCACCGTCCTCGGACGCGACGTGCCCACCGTGCTCGGTCACGACGGCGGTGCACTCGCGCTCGCCGAGTCGTGGCTCGGTGCCACGCAGGGCGCCGGCGCCTCGCTGTCGATCGTCGTCTCCACCGGTGTCGGCGGCGGGTTCGTCGCCAACGGCGCCTATATCCCCGGTGCCACCGGCAACGCCGGCCATCTCGGTCAGGTGCGTCGTCACGGTGGCCTGACCCTCGAGGAGATCGCCTCGGGGCCCGCGAGTGCCGCCTGGGCGCAGCAGCAGGGCTGGACAGGAGCGACCGGCGAGGATCTGGCTCGCGATTCGGCTGCAGGCGACCCGGTCGCACGGGCGGCGATCGAGCGTTCGGCCCGCGAGGTGGGCGAGGCTCTCGCAGATGCTGCCACCCTCGTCGACCTCGACGTGGTAGCCATCGGCGGCGGATTCTCACGGGTGTCGGCGGACTACATCGACCTCGTGCAGCAGGCTCTCACCGCGAGCGCCGCGCATGAGTACTCGCGCCGAACCAGGGTCGTGCGCTCGGGGCTGGGCGACGAGGGGCCGCTCATCGGCGCCGCCGCCCTCGTGCTCCGGTAG